The genomic window AACACCTACGACGACCCGGCGGTCATCACGCCCCGGTACAACTACAACCAGCTCATGTACCGCCTGAGCGTCGACGATGCCCGGCTGGCCCTGCCGGTGCCCATCTATGATCTGGGAACCGCCCTTCCCGGCACCTTCGTGACCAAGCAGGGCGTGGCCCCGGGAACCGCCCCGCTGGCCGCGCCGTTCCTCGCGCCCGACCGGCAGGCACCGGGAACCGTGCCCGTGGGCTGGACGGGCGCGGCGTGCGGCACGGGCCGCCGCCTCGTCGCGGGCGGAACCCCGGCCGAGGTGCTCTTCTACGCGCTGCCCCCCACCACCAGCCCGCTTCCGCCCAAGACCCTGCCCCTCTACGAGTACACGCACACGGATGGACGGCGGGCCTACAGCCTCAACGCCAACCTGGGCCTGGCGGGCTTCACCCGCACGGCCCAGCCCCTGGCCTACGTCTGGGAAAACCCCCTGCGCGTCAAGCTGCCGGTGGCCGACTTCCGGGGCCAGGTGGTGGCCCAAGCAGGAGTGGATCGCTGCCTCACCGAGACGGCCCAGGGCGCGGGCGCGCTGGTAACCCTCGACGCCTCCGCCTCGCGGAACCTGTCGGACCAGAGCACCATGTTCACCTGGCAGCTGCCCGCGGGCGCAACCTCGGAAGCCGGGACGAGCTGCCCGTCTATCTCGGGCCAGGTGGTCACCGTGCGCCTTCCGGCAGGCCTCCACGCCGTTCAGCTGGAGGCCAGGGACGGCGCTGGCAACGTGAGCACCGATAACCTCTTGATCCAGGTCAAGGCACTGTAGGGCACCCCCTGTGAACCCAAGGCAGAACCGGCTCCGCCCGAGGCCCAAAGGGTCCGCGCGAAGCCGGTTCCGGCCACTTCGGCGTCAGAACGCCCCATTACCCGCCGATGTTGCGGATGATGCTCATCGACATCTCGTGCATCGCCTTCATCATCTGCGTGATCATCTGAACGACTTCCTGCATTTTCTGCATCTCCAACTGCGCCTGCAGCTGAGGCCGCATTTCCTCTGGCGCCTGGGCAATCCAATCATTTTCCTTGCGCGTGTTGCCCCGGATTCCGCCCATCACCTGTCCTGCTACACCACCGATCGACATGGTTATCTCCTTGGAAGCAGGGAACTTCGGATTCTGCATTCACGTCTACTGGGCACTGACACCGGGATGAACGTCTCCCGGGCTCCGTCACCACCCGGCCGCCGCGCTCAGTGCAGATTCGGGTTGTGCTTCAGACGGCTGATCCGGGCATGCGTATGCTTCTGGGCCGGCAACAGCTGTTGGCGTGCGAAGGTGCGCGCGGCGCCGTGGAGCTTGTCCATATCGCGGTTGTAATCCGCCAAGCCGTGGTCCTCGCCCTGCTCCAGCGCATCGATGGCTGCCTTCTCGCCCAGCAAGTCCGCGCCGCCTTGGACAACCTTGGCAAAGGTGCCCCACAGCCCGGAACTGTCGGCGGGTTGGCCCCCCAGACTCTGGATGCGCTCCTTGATGGCGGCCACACGGGCCTCGTGGTCTTGCCTGCACGCGTCCAGTTCCGTACGAGCGAGGTCGCTCTTGATGTGCTTGCTTGCCTGCCGGTAGGTCTCCACGGCGGACAACTCACCCCGCAGAAAGGAGTTGAGCGCATCGATGTCGGTATTGGCCATGACATGGTTCCTTGAAGTCCGTGATGTGAAGCCACTGGGCACAAAGGTGAGGCGCGCCCTCGATTCAGCAACGAGGACTTGTTTCCTCGCATCCCCAGCAGACGAGCGGGTGTCCCAGGGCTCCCCCCCTTTAACTGACGCTCTTCCGCCGCAACGCTTTCCAAGCTCCGGTGGACCACACCGCCCACCCCATCAGCACAGGTTGGAAGAAGAGCCGCGCGAACCGCTTGGTATCGGTATCGAGACCGAACGCGGAAATGCGCTGGGCGTACTGGTGCAGGTTGCCGGGAAAAACCAGGGCGAAGAACGCGGCCAGTCCAAGTCCCATGAGCACCTTGTGCCGCGTATTGAAGATCAAGGACAGCCCGAGCCCTATCTCGACCACCCCCGACAGCAGCACCACCGTGTCCTTGTCCATCGGCACCCAATCGGGCACTTGCGCCTGAAAAGCTGCCCGCGCGAAGGTGAGGTGGCCCGTGCCGGCCGTTGCCATGAACGTGCCCAGCAGCCCACGGGCCGCATTCTGCGCAGGGGTGGTGCGGGTGTCGTGCAGCATTCGAACCCTCCGGTCTCTTCCCAATTTCATTCTCCCCACGGGCCCGCGCCACACGAGGGCCTCCCACGACCATCCCATGCCGGGCATCGACGCCTTGCTCACCTGGCAAGGCAGGGGGCCGCCTCACCCCTCCATGGGGCGGCAGACAATTTTCTCATGCCATCCCCGCAAGACCACGACAGCGTAGGGCCAGACCGGGGTGGCCGATGGAGGGCTGGCCGTCTTCCTCACAGACCGATAGAGGACTTCGACGGTGGCAGGGCGCTTCTCTCCGGGAAGTCCCCGGATGGAGTCCACGATGAGCACGTTGCCGCCCGCCTCGCTCTGGGGCGAGACACACAGCGCCCAGGTGACCAGCTTGAAGGCATTCCTCATCCGGATCGAATCCGAGAGAAAGGTGAGGTATTCGCTCTCCAGCAGGCCGCTGCGGGGAAGCTGATCGAGCCTGGACACGCTGGAGGCGATCACCTGCTCGAAGCCCTGCGCATGGATGGTGTTCCGGAGGATGTGCTCCTCGATGAGCTCGCGCACAGGCCTGTCTTCGGCGGACGCCACGCCTGTGAACACCACGCACGCGACCGTTAGCCACCTCGCTGCTTGCATCGCTTCCTCCCCAGGAGGAAGACGGTCGATTCAAAGGGCGTGCCGCCGGGCGCTCTTGAACTGCATGGGGTGAACGGTCCGGGTTCCGGCGAAATGACCCAGGTTCAGGGCCTGCCCGTGACGACATGTCACAAGGGTGCCCCTCCAGCCCAGGCGGTTCCAGCATTCTCAGGGTGGGCGGGGAAGATCACGGCTCCGTCGCGTTGGAGGAGTGCGTGGTCCGGCTGGAGCCGGGGTGCGGCCCGTTCAGGGCGACACGAATTCTGGAGCCGGATGATGAGCCGAATCTTGGGAGTGTGCCTGAGTGTGTGGCTGGTGGTGGGCTGTGGGCAACCGGATGGAACGCCCCCAGCGTCCCCTCCTCCCGGGCCGGGAGCGAAGCCACCGGCCAAGACGCTGAGCGTGGCGGCGGGTACCGGGCACTCCCTGGCCCTCCGCGATGACGGCACGGTCTGGGCCTAGGGCCTCAACAACTATGGTCAGCTCGGGGATGCAACGAGGCAATCGAGGCGCACCTGGGCGCAGGTGCCAGGGTTGACGGAGGTGACCGCTGTGGCTGCGGGGGGCGACTCCTCACTGGCGCTGCGCGCCGATGGCACCGTCTGGACCTGGGGCACCAACGGCCTCTCCCAGCTGGGAGATGGGAGCCAGGAGGCGCGGCCCACGCCACGGCAGGTGCCGGGCGTGAAGAACGCCACCGCCTTGGCCGCAGGCTGGAATCACGTCCTGGTGCAACTCCAGGATGGGACCCTCTGGGGCTGGGGAAACAACGCGGATGGCCAGGTGGGCGATGGGTCCGCGCCCATCCATCCATCGCCCTTCGTGGTCCCCCTGCCCTGAACCCGGGAAGCGTCCGGCGTCCTTACACCGACGAGGTGTATTTTCGATCGGTGGCGGAGACCGCTTCAGGGGAGTCCTCGGTTGCGCCCCTGCTGCTCACAGAACCTCGGTCTTCAGGTCCGGGAAGACCTTGCCCACCTTGCCGAGGAGGTAGTCCCCATAGGTGCCCTGGAAGGCATGAACGCTCTGCCGGTCCCAGCGCTCGGAGGCGTCATCCGCCGCCGCACCCGCGAGGGCCGGGGAGTCGATGGGCCGGACCGCCGCCGTCCATCCCGGGTCGAAGAAGAACGGCCAGGACAGGCGGTCACGGCCCGCGCGGTTCTGCACCCGGTGCGGGGTCGAGCGGTAGATGCCCCGGGTCATGCGATCGAGCATGTCCCCGATGTTGCACACGAACGAGCCGGGCACGGGCGGCGCTTCCACCCAGCGCACCTGGCCGCCCTGGCGCGACTTGACCTGAAGCCCTCCCGCATCGTCCTGCTTGAGGAGGGTCAGCATGCCGTAGTCCGTATGCTCGCCCACCCCCCAGATGGGGTGACCGTCCTCGGCCGTGCTGTCCCCAGGCGGGTAATTGAAGATGCGGAAGAGAACGAGCGGGTCGGAGGTGTAGCGCGCGATGAAGTAGTCCTCTGCCAGCTCCAGGCTGAGCGCGATGCCCGACATGATGGCGTGGCTGAGGCGGGTCAGCGCGGCCATGTACTCCAGGACGGCGCCGCGCAGGCCAACGGGCTCACGGGGAAACAGGTTGGCGCCGTGAAGGGGCGTTCCGGCCCGGACGAGCGGGTGCTCGGGCCCGAGCTCGGCGCCCAAATAGAGGCCTTCCTTACGGTCCGGACGGCCGGATGTCAGCTCGCCCCCAACGGGGAAGTATCCACGCCAAGCACGGCCACCGAGCGCCATGCGGATGGCCAGCTTCTCCTCCAGCGGGAGCGCGAAGAAGCGGCGGCTCAAGTCCTCCAGCCGAGCCTGAAGCCCCGCGTCGACGCCATGGCCCACGGCATAGAAGAAACCGCTCTCCCGGCAGGCCGCGCCAATCTGGGTGGCGACCGCCTTCCGGGCCGCGGCACTCGAAGCAGCATCGGTGAGCGCGCGGACATCGATCACGGGAAGACGGTCGAAGCCATCGGCTGCGGAGGCGGTGTTCATGGAGAGGACTCCTCGCGGGACGGCCGCAAAACGCGGGCACACCCTAGCACGATATGAGCGGATGGCTGCTCGCCTGACTCCGCAGGAAACAACTGCGCCATCACATTGAGTGTGAGGGCGCTCCATCCCCGTGAGACGGGTGCGGCAGAGCAAGAGCGCCGTGTGCCTTCAGCCAGGAACGTGAGCCTCCATGCGAACCGACTCCACTTCTCCTTCGCGCCACGCGGAGCAAGTCGTGCCATTCGTGGCCGGAGATGGCCGGCCGCTGAACCTCGTTCACATCCTCGGGGAGCGAGCGCCGGACAAGGGGCCCGTGGTCCTTGTCCATGGGGCGGGGGTGCGCGCCAACATCTTCCGCGCGCCCGTCGAGCAGACCCTCGTGGATACCCTCGTGACGGCTGGCTACGACGTGTGGCTGGAGAACTGGCGTGCGAGCA from Stigmatella erecta includes these protein-coding regions:
- a CDS encoding DUF2383 domain-containing protein; the encoded protein is MANTDIDALNSFLRGELSAVETYRQASKHIKSDLARTELDACRQDHEARVAAIKERIQSLGGQPADSSGLWGTFAKVVQGGADLLGEKAAIDALEQGEDHGLADYNRDMDKLHGAARTFARQQLLPAQKHTHARISRLKHNPNLH
- a CDS encoding DoxX family protein, which encodes MLHDTRTTPAQNAARGLLGTFMATAGTGHLTFARAAFQAQVPDWVPMDKDTVVLLSGVVEIGLGLSLIFNTRHKVLMGLGLAAFFALVFPGNLHQYAQRISAFGLDTDTKRFARLFFQPVLMGWAVWSTGAWKALRRKSVS
- a CDS encoding RCC1 domain-containing protein; translated protein: MSRILGVCLSVWLVVGCGQPDGTPPASPPPGPGAKPPAKTLSVAAGTGHSLALRDDGTVWA
- a CDS encoding isopenicillin N synthase family dioxygenase translates to MNTASAADGFDRLPVIDVRALTDAASSAAARKAVATQIGAACRESGFFYAVGHGVDAGLQARLEDLSRRFFALPLEEKLAIRMALGGRAWRGYFPVGGELTSGRPDRKEGLYLGAELGPEHPLVRAGTPLHGANLFPREPVGLRGAVLEYMAALTRLSHAIMSGIALSLELAEDYFIARYTSDPLVLFRIFNYPPGDSTAEDGHPIWGVGEHTDYGMLTLLKQDDAGGLQVKSRQGGQVRWVEAPPVPGSFVCNIGDMLDRMTRGIYRSTPHRVQNRAGRDRLSWPFFFDPGWTAAVRPIDSPALAGAAADDASERWDRQSVHAFQGTYGDYLLGKVGKVFPDLKTEVL